The Gossypium hirsutum isolate 1008001.06 chromosome A13, Gossypium_hirsutum_v2.1, whole genome shotgun sequence nucleotide sequence CAATACAAAGCAATAATGCATTGCATGAGATAGAATAAAACGCAATTATCCTACCTCTTTGAGATTGACCCATTCCCAAGTTTCATCTGCTGTATTAATGTCATAAACCAAAGCATGCCGCCCCTATCAATATGGAAACATAGGATTATAAAGAGCTCCATTAATTAACATCTTAATCAAAAAACTACAAAATATACCTCAAGTCGGTTATAGTCTGTAATAACAGCCTCATAGAAATGGTTGTCTTCAGGCCACCTTGTCCAAACTTTCCTTCCGATTAATGGATCATATGGTGCTGCTTCAGCAGGTTCATTTGTTGCAAAGGCCCCAGAAGACATGCGGTTAGAAGCCTGGGGTCTGCCAGGAAGACCTGTGGAAGTGTACTGCGTCGACTTCATTGAGGATACAgcaaaataatatacataatcaGTAAATGATGAAAATAGGATATGCATATTAACTTTCTCTTGGAACAAAGTGACTTACTGATTTTGACTTCTTGCTCTTTGCACCTGAGGGAGGACCTCGTCTCAGGGCTGATGAAGATGGTTGCATAGATGGATGCAGTGCAGGAGATGGTGCAACCATAGATAATGAAGCTACAGATTGTGATGTTTTCTGTTTCTTGCGTGATCCTGATACTGAAGGACTAGGTACAGGATCATGAATAGGCTGACTTGTACTGAGCATTCCAGGCTGCATCCCACCTGCTGCTCTCCATTCTCTAACAGCAATGATAGATCATAATTCCCATTAAAATGCAGAGATGATAAGAAGTCATTCAATATTTAATAAATGCTGCTCGACAGAGCATGACATAGTATAGTCAGACCTTATCCTCAGGATCATGTCATCAGCATTAACCCTTGATAGAAGTTCTCTATGTTCCTCATCTGACACTCTCAACTCCTTTCTAAGTTCAGTAATTAAACTTTCCTTCTCCTGAGAGGGAAAACACATTTggtttaaaatagttttaaaaccTACTTGACACAATTTTTATGGGATAAATTATTGAATAAGTATTTTGACAAATACCCAAGTTAAAGCATCTGATTGAGCTTTGAAGGCCCGCAGGACCGAACTGTATGCTTCCTGCTCAATGAGATGGATTTGTGTTTCCATGTCACCATGAATCCTAGGCAAAGGAGCAACTGCTGATCTTCCATTGCCCATAGAACCAACAACTGTTGATCTTCCATTTCCTGCAGCAGTTCGACCCCCTCTTTGAAACCTATTCTGATGTGAAGAAGGGAGGTCATCATCTGTTCCTGCAGTTGTTTCAGATCACGAAAAAATCATCAACTGAGTTAAGCTTCTATGAGAAGGCAAAATTTATGCTAAGGCTTGCAGAACACTTCAAGACAATGCAGAAATTACAACATTGAGAAGGAGAGAATGGGGTGAGAAAAAAATGAGCTCAAACCTTTTGTGGGAGCAATATATTAAATATAGGGTTATGAACCCTAAATCTTCACTCAATTTAACCAAGGAAAGCCACTTAAGTTTCCCATCAATAAACCAAGCTCTTTAAATCTCAAAGTCATCAAATATatgagggaaagaaaaaaaaaacaaactaaaaatgAACTTTCAACTCACCACTGCTATCAGAAAGCTCATAGTCCATGATAGCTCCTTCAAATTCAATAATCAGTCAAATCTATGAAATAACCTATGAACCAATACAAGCACCAAAAACAAGCTGCCAAGTTCTTGTGAAAGACAATGAACAAATACCTGGAAACAATAAAAATCCAATTAATTGATAAGCTTCAATTTAGCTAAACTAGCTATAAGCTCAGTATTCTAATATTTAGTGCTACAAGAATTAACAacaataaattatcaaaataaaccCTAGCTGAACTCAAGAACCTTAAAATGTATTCTTAAAAATGTTAAGCACGGAAATTATACTTGCCACTTATTGCTTCAAACTAGATTAGTAAGATCAAAACAACGTGACAGTTTCAGGTGTTTTACAAATATGATTCAGGTTTTTGGCTTAATGAATTTGTCTTAGTTACTGCTTCTAACTATATGCATAGAAACGCCAATTCGTGTTTGCTTTGTTACTTGCATTTCACTTCTATAAGCAAATTTGAATAAAGGAAcagtaatttttcaaaaaattaaaaattgaactctttttgaagaagaaaatacATGAATAGAGGAATAGCCATTGTATTTTCTTCATGTTTcagtttttagtcaaattaccattttgctttTGTTAGTTAATTTTACTCTACAGCAACTCGCTTTTCATGaggcaaaataaaaatgaattcgAGAAATTCTTTGAGACAAAAACCTAATTCCCAAATCTAAGATCTTAACTAAACAGACAATGCAGAAATTCAAGCTTTCAATTCCaaattaagcttcaaaatatTCAACCATTCTCGCCGTTTTAAAACCAAACAAAGAAATacacattaaaaacaaaattcaagTCAATTTCATCAACTACAAACCCTGCATTCACAAAATTCGTCTCCTAGAgggaaaaaaaaacctaacaagCTCACCTTGCTCGTCCAAATCCCTTCTATTCTGAGGATCGAAAAGgcaattaattcaccaaaaaccCTTCAGATTCCAACAAAAAATCACTTCCAATCAGCTTCGAAACTACACTTACTCCGAAAACTCTTCGAACCCCGAGACAAAAATTGCAGCCAAAGTAGCACGAAAGAAGCTAAATCTTAAGAAACCGAATTCGTCCGAGGAAATTTCCGTTTCGAAATTTTCGATTTGTGCTTGAAACTTGAACAATGACGATAATTTGAGGGATTAAGGAGAGGCTTcgaaatgcaaattagggataaAATTAGGGTTTAGAGAGCGGCTTTTgatgtgaaaaaaaaaaagatatggtTTTTTGGATTTGAGAGAGACAGTGTGTGTGTGTGCGCGCGCGTGCTTGAGAGAGGGAAGGAAGAGAAAGAAGGCGGACTTGAAATATGTTTTATATGGCGCAATTTTTTTAAGGTTTGAGTTCCGCTCTCTATGCTCTTAATGGCTAATGCATCTCATTTTGTTTaggaataatataatttttgccgGTAACTAGGTTACTTTTGtcagtatattttttttattcattttgttactgaatttaataaatttaaaaataaaaaaaataataaagtgaaATTTTAAGATTATGTTACATTATCActtgaatattataaaaatattttttaaaagttatgacGTGGCACAATCTTCAAATGTCACATATAATGTGCTAATAACAAGACCAATGGTTGAACTGGTCAGATCACTGATTCCCGATTcaacttgtttgatcaatttaaCTGTTAAgctaacaataattaaaaattcataaaaatttaaaaataaaaattttattaaacagATTTAACCTATTCAACTAATGATTTTgtctcaattttcaattttactAGTTTTAAGTAGTTTCTTATTCAATTGGTTCACCTCTTTGTTCAGATCAATATATAGATTGGCTTTCAATCTAATCAATCAAGTCCTATTTCAGGAACACTGATCacataattaaatattgatgGATTTCAAATTCAATGACCAAAATGAATCTAGTCACCAAGTTCAAGTATAAAAGTAAACCCAAAAAAACATTGGTACGAAAGTAAACCTAGTTGCCAAGTTCAGgggcaaaaaaattatattatcattttaatatcaaattattccaTCATTCCTTTTGCTATATGTAGGTCacgaatttagtccctatactctaATTTGAGATTTTTAATCTCTTATCTTTTTCGAATTTcgaatttttagttttgatttaaatggtaattattaaatttattaagttaatttatgttatttttgaaatattatatggaaaatatattattatacaaaTAATGTCATGTgaacttgttattttcatataatacacaaaaaaaaatcaagtcatATTAGCTAATGGATTGAAAGACTACTGATCGAGTCagtactaaatttttaaattcaaaaaatatgagACTAAAAATATCACATAAAAAATCGATTAAAACCATAACCTACGCATAgtgcaaaattaataatataaattgatCTGACGTATTTAATTacctctaaaattttaaatttaaaaagtaaatgaattaaaatagatcaaaataAAGTATAATAAGACTATTCATGAATTGTgtcataattcaatttcaaaataattttgaagCTCATATCCATTTTGAACCATTTGATCCAACCAATAAGCTTCATCCAtggtttcaaaattttataaaatatggaagtatgtatttatatttattattttatatatacatttaaatttaaaaatatttttgtattatttaaatcaaattccGATGAATAGAATGATACGAGACATAAATTTTATTGTCGAAGCTAGATTGGGTTATAAATTTGTGATAAATTGTGTTAGATCTAAAGCTGATAACAGATCGTGACCGATCAAGTAAAAAATTTAGAGGGCTCAAATTTGATCTAAAAAATATAGACCTAAAATTAAAATCGGTGTCTAATCCAAAATCGGTGTCTAATCCAACTCACgggtattaaattttttatataaaaataaatttaaaaaataaaaacaatattttatacTCTTATTAAGCTGGTCCATACTAAGTCCATCTTTTTTGTTGAGATTGGGTTAGTTTTTTagattgttttcttcttcttcactgTCTCTTATTCTCTCAAAATTCTCTTTTTTCTGCCCCAATTTCTGGTAAGCATAGTAACATAATTGGCGAGGGACTGAGGGCAAAGCAAAGCAACGCACCTCAATCCTATAATATAATAATGCAGCGTGGGGAAAGAGGAAATGATTTCTGAGAGCTGGCTGCCATTTTGCATATCTAATTGGTGGGTaagcttcttttttctttttctttttttctgcttgtcatttgatatttttttttttggttctttcaTTTATAAACTGAGTTTTGATGTGGAAATTTGGTTCTTTGTTTATGGTGAAAATGTTGGTATTTATTTTCTGGAAACGTATCCTAGTGTATGAGAAAATGCTTCCATGAGATGTAAAGGCTTTTTTGGTTCTTTCATTAATACACTAAGATTAGATGTGCAAATTTGGCTCTTAGCTTATGGTAAAAATGttggtaatttatttttttgtgtccAATTCTCAATACCCATATCCAGTAAGTGTATGAGGAAATGCTTCTATGAGATGTAAAGTAAAAGTAACCTGCAACCTGCATTTCTGAGCATAGTTTTTTGTTTCCTATGATGGGTTGGGTTTCTTTGTTATGGAATTGCAAGATTTTATTCAGTGTTTGTTTTTCCAAACTCTTAAACTTCCCCAATAAATTGGTTGCTGCAATTGCATACAGAAAACATAAAGACTTCACTTCTCAAATCTTCATTTCGCTGGTTTAAGTTCATTATTCTCTTTTTTACTTGTGCTAATATTCTTTCTACTGCAAACACTTGGCGCTTTTGCATTATCGTGACTGTCTATACAAATTTAATTGGAAACTTGCCATATCTCTATCCAATTAATCCTCAACTTTACCTTATTTAAAAAAGTGGAACATTAAGGAAAAGCTTCAATTTTTAATGGCTTATTTCATATCCCCCCTTTGATATTGGCACATAGTTGTGATTGGAAAAGGCtgagattgtaaaaaaaaaaattcttgactATTACTCTTTCAAAATTTCAGTGCCTGCGTTGTTTTCTAATTGATTAAGACTTTGTAGTTCTATCCCCTTTTACAAATTAACAATAACTTAAAGATTACATGTGAAGTATAGGTTTTGCAATCCCTTTCGGTATAAAATTATTTGAGCAGTATAGGTTCTTATTCTGTACTGGATAGTTGATGTCATAACaacaatttaaacttgaaataatATATCAAGGAAATATGCTTATTGATGTTGTATTCTACAGGAAATGAGAGGTCCAGGTAAACTTGAGGTGTGGAAGATGGGCTTTGTCAATTACTTGGATGCACTTAAGCTGCAGGAGAAGCTGGTATCTGATAGAAAATTATGTAGGATACCCGATACTCTTCTGTCCCTGCAACATCCACCGACTTATACCCTTGGAAAGCGGCGAACCGATCACAATTTGTTATTACCTGTGTCTGAATTGAAAAATATAGGAGCTGAGCTTCATTATACGCAAAGGGGAGGAGACATTACATTTCATGGTCCCCATCAAGCCATCCTATATCCTATTATTTCACTTCGTGAAATTGGGATTGGCGCTAGGAATTATGTGGAGAAACTTGAGTCAACTATGATTGAATTATCATCCTTGTATGGCGTGAAAGCTTGTGCTAGCCAAAAGGGTGAGACAGGAGTTTGGGTTGGAGAAAGAAAGATTGGTGCAATTGGTGTCCGGATATCATATGGAATAACCTCTCATGGGCTGGCATACAACATTGATCCTGATTTGAAGTATTTTAAACATATTGTGCCTTGTGGAATTACTGATAAAGAAGTTACATCCTTGAGAAGGGAGACAGCCACTGTGCTTCCGGCTGAAGAAGTCATTCAAGAGCAGTTAATTTCTTGTTTTGCAAGACTTTTTGGTTATAGCACTGTCACATGGAAGGAGAATCCTTCAATGTTTTCTGATCATGAAAGCATAGATTGAGTTCCAactaaattatgtcaaatgaTTTGACTATGTGACCTTTGATTTAATCATTCATGGAGGAAATAGAATCAAATTTGCTGAGTTTATTATGTGACTGAAAGGTGAATTCAATTTAGAGATCCTCACTGATGTTTGGACTCAGGATGGGTAGAAGATATTTGCAAAGTTGAATGATGTTTATGTTCTACGCTGTCCTCCCATCCAGGTATAAAGCGGGTGACATTCTTTAGATATCTCGAAAACTTTTCGATTTTCTTAAAATGGATGGAAAGGTCTGCTGAAAGAGTGAATCTTCTTTTCCTTACCTTCGGAGCATTACCCATTTATTATCTTTTGGTCAATCCCTGCCAAAGCGTTCGATATGGATCAATCCTCTTCTTTTCCGTGTACGAGTTCCTTTTCTGAATGCTCTACATGGCAGCTCAAAACCTTATGCATAGATGGAAA carries:
- the LOC121212652 gene encoding protein EMSY-LIKE 3 isoform X2; the encoded protein is MDYELSDSSGTDDDLPSSHQNRFQRGGRTAAGNGRSTVVGSMGNGRSAVAPLPRIHGDMETQIHLIEQEAYSSVLRAFKAQSDALTWEKESLITELRKELRVSDEEHRELLSRVNADDMILRIREWRAAGGMQPGMLSTSQPIHDPVPSPSVSGSRKKQKTSQSVASLSMVAPSPALHPSMQPSSSALRRGPPSGAKSKKSKSSTQYTSTGLPGRPQASNRMSSGAFATNEPAEAAPYDPLIGRKVWTRWPEDNHFYEAVITDYNRLEGRHALVYDINTADETWEWVNLKEISPEDIRWEGDDPAISRRGGRPGPGPGIKKSMAHGGGVVGAGRGRGNLKGQGKKDFPLTQNGVGKKVLGDIEILHTDTLIKEVEKVFSANHPDPVEIEKAKKVLNEHEQALVDAIARLEDASDGESA
- the LOC121212652 gene encoding protein EMSY-LIKE 3 isoform X1 → MDYELSDSSGTDDDLPSSHQNRFQRGGRTAAGNGRSTVVGSMGNGRSAVAPLPRIHGDMETQIHLIEQEAYSSVLRAFKAQSDALTWEKESLITELRKELRVSDEEHRELLSRVNADDMILRIREWRAAGGMQPGMLSTSQPIHDPVPSPSVSGSRKKQKTSQSVASLSMVAPSPALHPSMQPSSSALRRGPPSGAKSKKSKSSTQYTSTGLPGRPQASNRMSSGAFATNEPAEAAPYDPLIGRKVWTRWPEDNHFYEAVITDYNRLEGRHALVYDINTADETWEWVNLKEISPEDIRWEGDDPAISRRGGRPGPGPGIKKSMAHGGGVVGAGRGRGNLKGQGKKDFPLTQNGVGKKVLGDIEILHTDTLIKEVEKVFSANHPDPVEIEKAKKVLNEHEQALVDAIARLEDASDGESGNH
- the LOC107945377 gene encoding octanoyltransferase LIP2, mitochondrial isoform X1; amino-acid sequence: MISESWLPFCISNWWEMRGPGKLEVWKMGFVNYLDALKLQEKLVSDRKLCRIPDTLLSLQHPPTYTLGKRRTDHNLLLPVSELKNIGAELHYTQRGGDITFHGPHQAILYPIISLREIGIGARNYVEKLESTMIELSSLYGVKACASQKGETGVWVGERKIGAIGVRISYGITSHGLAYNIDPDLKYFKHIVPCGITDKEVTSLRRETATVLPAEEVIQEQLISCFARLFGYSTVTWKENPSMFSDHESID
- the LOC107945377 gene encoding octanoyltransferase LIP2, mitochondrial isoform X2 encodes the protein MRGPGKLEVWKMGFVNYLDALKLQEKLVSDRKLCRIPDTLLSLQHPPTYTLGKRRTDHNLLLPVSELKNIGAELHYTQRGGDITFHGPHQAILYPIISLREIGIGARNYVEKLESTMIELSSLYGVKACASQKGETGVWVGERKIGAIGVRISYGITSHGLAYNIDPDLKYFKHIVPCGITDKEVTSLRRETATVLPAEEVIQEQLISCFARLFGYSTVTWKENPSMFSDHESID